A single genomic interval of Juglans regia cultivar Chandler chromosome 1, Walnut 2.0, whole genome shotgun sequence harbors:
- the LOC109006231 gene encoding ethylene-responsive transcription factor ERN1-like gives MARKRKAGHDAVEDKSSSEGTMAWEEMVKEAAAAAALGGSARARKRFVGVRQRPSGRWVAEIKDTIQKIRVWLGTFDTAEEAARAYDEAACLLRGSNTRTNFWPCSSSSSSSPALPSKITNLLLQRLKARNDTCAASPISSPPISQQENKQAEVYREEETDILDTSFTHYLNDPEDFTDCNNIVTSTSTTASPDYMTTSFESSITEKEDCGGREMGFDYNWSINAAQTSSGTEGNFGGEGEEDGEEATTDVGTMDFQFLDAVGTCFYSPFEIAEEINAEPVEPENCTDEPSMLRAAMKRMKYERKFSASLYAFNGIPECLKLKLRSGNLNVKGRGISDQLSHLQEACHNKMEKNAEVFEEMMGKREDIPQSSVEMGSSSSNNDGELSLWSSLDLPPICFVN, from the coding sequence ATGGCTAGAAAGAGAAAAGCTGGTCATGATGCAGTGGAAGACAAAAGTTCTAGTGAGGGAACCATGGCTTGGGAAGAGATGGTGAAGGAAGCTGCTGCAGCCGCAGCTCTAGGTGGTTCTGCAAGAGCCCGGAAGCGATTTGTTGGTGTCAGGCAAAGGCCATCCGGTCGGTGGGTCGCGGAGATTAAAGACACCATACAAAAGATAAGAGTGTGGTTAGGCACTTTCGATACAGCTGAGGAAGCAGCCCGGGCGTACGATGAGGCTGCTTGCTTGCTACGTGGTTCCAACACTAGGACAAACTTCTGGCCTTGTTCCtcctcatcatcttcatccCCTGCTCTTCCCTCAAAGATCACGAATCTTCTCCTCCAAAGGCTCAAAGCAAGAAATGACACTTGCGCTGCTTCACCCATTTCTTCCCCGCCAATCAGCCagcaagaaaataaacaagCAGAAGTATACAGAGAAGAAGAGACGGATATCTTAGATACCTCGTTCACGCATTACCTTAACGATCCTGAAGATTTCACCGACTGCAACAACATCGTAACGAGTACTAGTACAACTGCTAGTCCTGATTATATGACCACGAGTTTTGAATCCTCTATAACTGAAAAAGAAGACTGTGGAGGGAGGGAAATGGGCTTCGATTACAATTGGAGTATTAATGCAGCACAGACCTCTAGTGGTACTGAGGGTAATTTTGGAGGGGAAGGAGAGGAAGATGGAGAAGAAGCAACCACTGATGTAGGAACCATGGATTTCCAATTTCTGGATGCTGTTGGGACCTGTTTCTATTCTCCATTTGAGATTGCTGAAGAGATTAATGCGGAACCAGTTGAACCAGAGAACTGCACTGACGAGCCATCAATGCTTAGAGCAGCCATGAAGAGGATGAAATATGAAAGGAAGTTCTCAGCTTCTCTCTACGCCTTCAATGGGATACCTGAGTGCTTGAAGTTGAAGCTCAGATCAGGAAATTTAAATGTGAAAGGAAGAGGAATCTCTGACCAACTAAGCCACCTACAAGAGGCATGtcacaacaaaatggagaagAATGCTGAAGTATTTGAGGAAATGATGGGGAAGAGGGAGGATATCCCACAAAGTTCAGTTGAAATGGGGTCGTCTTCTTCGAACAACGATGGTGAATTGTCACTTTGGAGCTCTCTGGATCTTCCACCCATCTGCTTTGTTAACTAA
- the LOC109006215 gene encoding uncharacterized mitochondrial protein AtMg00240-like, giving the protein MDLAKPVKSPMASSTRLSLTDGPEFFDPTLHRSTVGSLQYLSITRPDVAFAVSKVSQFMHAPKTSHWQAVKRILQYLKQTANLGLHIKLFSSYHLHAFTNADWAGCPDDRRSTGGYCVFFWLQSHFLELQKAKNCGKIKYRS; this is encoded by the coding sequence ATGGACCTAGCCAAGCCTGTCAAGTCTCCCATGGCTTCTTCCACACGTCTTTCTCTCACTGATGGTCCTGAATTTTTTGACCCAACTTTACATCGAAGCACTGTGGGCAGCTTGCAATATCTGTCTATCACTAGGCCTGATGTTGCCTTTGCTGTTAGCAAAGTTAGCCAGTTCATGCATGCCCCAAAAACTTCTCACTGGCAAGCTGTTAAGAGAATACTTCAGTATCTCAAACAAACTGCCAATCTCGGTTTACATATTAAGCTTTTCAGTTCTTATCATCTTCATGCTTTTACCAATGCTGATTGGGCGGGTTGTCCTGATGACCGCCGCTCAACCGGTGgctattgtgtttttttttggcTCCAATCTcatttcttggagctccaaAAAGCAAAGAACTGTGGCAAGATCAAGTACCGAAGCTGA